ATGGGCATACGCGCCTGCGTGAATGGGTCATCGGCGGTACCACGCGCGACCTGTTCTTCGATTCGCCGGTACCGATCCTCTTTTCGCATTGAGCGATCGGGTCCCTCGCGCGTCGACATCCACCGGCCGGAGCGCCGCTCCATGATCGTCTATACCTGTCACGGCGCGGCCCTCGGCGTCACCGGGTCGTGCCACCTGGTCGAGTGCGGCGAAAGCCGCGTACTCGTCGACTGCGGGCTGTTCCAGGGATCCCGCGACGCGGTGAAAGCCAACCTTCGCGACTTCGGTTTCGAGCCACGGTCGATCGACGCCGTGCTGCTCACGCATGCGCACCTGGATCACTGCGGCCGTTTGCCCAAGCTGGTTCGCGACGGATTCGCCGGGCCGATCGTCTGCACGGCGGCGACGCGGGATCTCGCGCGCATCGTCCTGCTCGACGCCGCCCAGTTGCAGGAAGAGGACGTCCGGCGCGCGCGCCGGCGCGGCGTGGCCGATGCCATGCCGCTATCCACCGTGGACGACGCATTCCGCGCCATGGAGTCGTTCAACCGGTCTGCTGCGTACGACGCGCCGATGGACGTCGCGCCAGGGGTGAGGGTCACCTTCCTCGACGCGGGACACATCCTGGGCTCCGCGTCGCTCCTGCTCGAACTGGACGACGGCCGCGAACGGCGACGCATGGTGTTTTCCGGCGACGTCGGCCATCGCGGCGCGGGCATCCTCCGCCCGCCGCGTCCCGCGCCGCCGGCGGACGTGGTGGTCATGGAGACCACTTACGGCGACCGTCCGCATCGCGCGTTCGAGGCGACGCGCGACGAATTCCTCTCTGCCGTCAGGCAGACCCTGGCGGCGGGCGGCAACGTCGTCATTCCCACCTTCGCCCTCGAGCGCGCGCAGGAGATCCTCTACTGCCTCCACGCCGGCGTACACGACGGCGCGATTCCCGCGAGCATGACCGTCTTCCTCGATTCGCCCATGGCGATTTCCGCGACCGACGTCTTCCGGCGCCATCCCGACGGTTTCAGCGAAGGCTTTCGCGATCGCTTGCGCCACGGCGACCCGTTCGCCGCGCCGCACATGCACTTCACCCGCAGCGTGGAGGAGTCGATGGCGATCAACGCGATCGACGGCGGCGCCGTCATCCTCGCCGGTTCGGGCATGTGCACGGGAGGGCGCATCCGCCACCACCTGCGCCACAACCTCGAACGCACCCGTTCGTCGGTGGTGTTCGTCGGCTATGCCGCCGAGGGAACGCCCGCGCGCGCGATCGTCGACGGCTGCAAGAGCCTCCGCATCGGGCGCCGTGACGTTCCGGTTCGTGCGCGCGTCTGGACGATCAACGGATTTTCCGCGCACGCGGATGCGCCCGAACTGCTCGCCTGGCTCGGTGACGAACCGCGCCAGCGGGTGTTTCTCGTCCATGGGGAGGCCACCCGTGGCATGGCGGCGATGCGCCAGACGCTGCAGCGCCGCGGCGTCGCGGCGGTGTGCCCGGGGTACGAAAAGGCCTGTCGCCTCGCCTGAGGCGATCAGTGATGAAGCAGCACGGCGATCGCGCCGTGCGTGAGCACGTGGCGGGTAGCCCCGCCCAGCAGGCGTTCGCGGAGGCGCGAGTGACCGTAGGCGCCCATGACCAGCAGGTCGGCCTTGAAGCGCCGGCTCCTGTCGAGCAGCACGGCACCGGCGGCCGACGCCGTGGTGTCCACGCGCTTGCGCGTCGCATCGATGCCGTGCCGG
This window of the Luteibacter aegosomatis genome carries:
- a CDS encoding MBL fold metallo-hydrolase, with translation MIVYTCHGAALGVTGSCHLVECGESRVLVDCGLFQGSRDAVKANLRDFGFEPRSIDAVLLTHAHLDHCGRLPKLVRDGFAGPIVCTAATRDLARIVLLDAAQLQEEDVRRARRRGVADAMPLSTVDDAFRAMESFNRSAAYDAPMDVAPGVRVTFLDAGHILGSASLLLELDDGRERRRMVFSGDVGHRGAGILRPPRPAPPADVVVMETTYGDRPHRAFEATRDEFLSAVRQTLAAGGNVVIPTFALERAQEILYCLHAGVHDGAIPASMTVFLDSPMAISATDVFRRHPDGFSEGFRDRLRHGDPFAAPHMHFTRSVEESMAINAIDGGAVILAGSGMCTGGRIRHHLRHNLERTRSSVVFVGYAAEGTPARAIVDGCKSLRIGRRDVPVRARVWTINGFSAHADAPELLAWLGDEPRQRVFLVHGEATRGMAAMRQTLQRRGVAAVCPGYEKACRLA